From the genome of Solanum lycopersicum chromosome 12, SLM_r2.1:
GTATTGtcataattattgttatatttattatgtttattattattattattattgttattattattattattattattatcattgttattattattattgttgttgttgttgttgttcttgttgttgttgtttttattattattattaatattattattattattattattattattattattattattactattattattattattattatttctattattatcattagtattactattattattattactattattattattactataattatttattattattattattattgttgttgttgttattattattattattattattattattattattattaataattatatcattattattagtagtattattagtaatattcttaataatattattattatttttattattattatcattaatattattatcgtaattattattattattcttattattattagtattactattaatattactattattattattaataataatattattattattattattattagtattatttgtattattattaataatattataattattgttattattattatcattaatattattatcgtaattaatattattattattatattattagtattattagtattactattactattactattaatattattattataattattattattattaatattattaaaatttgtattactattattattattattaatactattatgattattattattatttatcattattattattattatacttattattatttttattattactgttactattattattattattattattattattattattattactattactattactattactattattattattattattattattattattactattactattattattattattattattattattaaaattattatttttattgttgttattattattattatttttgttaatattttcattattgctattcttattcttattatttttattattattattattattgttataattattattattattgttcttcgtgttattgttattattattaatattgttgttgttgttgttgtaattattattattattattattattattattatattataattattatttttattattattattatcattattattattattatttttattactattattattattattactattactattattattgttattactattattattattattactattataattattattattatttagttttatatattattattattattgttattattattattattaatatttttattattattattaatattaattttaaaatgattgttattattataatcataaatattattattgttattattattattattattactattattgttattattattgttattattattattattattattattattattatgattatcactattattattattattaaaattatcgttattattattattattattattattattattattataattattactattactattactattattatcatttttattatttttattattatttttactactattcttattattattattacaattactattattattattattattattattattattgtaactattaatattattattattatttttattattactattactattaatattactattattgttattattactactactactactactactattactattattattattattattattactattattattgttattattattgttattattatcattataatgatcattattattgtcattatttttattattattgttattattattattgttattattatcattgttattattattgttgttaatgttgttgttgttgttgttcttgttgttgttattattattattattagtattattattatgattattattactattattattattaatactattattatcattagtattattattattattactattattattattactataagtattattttttattattattattattgttattattattaatattattattattattaataatattattattattattattagtattattattaataatattataattattgttattgttattattattatcattaatattattatcgttattattattatttttattattattattattattattattattattattattatcactactattactattattgttgttgttattattattattattattattatcattattactactactactattattttttaatattgttattatcattaatattattattgttattgttattattattattattattattattattatcattgttattattattatcattattattattattattattattactgttactattggtattatattattattactattattattattcttattattaatcttattattattaattttattattattattattattatctttattattattattatttttactattattattattattatcactattattattattattactattattattatttattattattaatattattattcttattcttattattattacttttaatattattattattattattactattattattattattaatattattattattattattattattattaatattataataattattattattattattattattattattattactattactattactattactattattattattattattattattattattattattattattattactattactattactattactattattattgttgttgttattattattattattattattattattattattattgctattactattactattactatttttattataattattattattagtattattattgttattattattattattattattactattactattattattattgttattattataataataataattattattattgttattattgttattattattattattgttgttgttgttgttggtgttgttcttgttgttgttattattttttttcggtaagtatatttttattaattaccgAAGCAAACTTTACAAAACTAGCAGCTAACACAGCATGCTTAAAACCAAAAATACAACTCTGTAACACTACTCTATCAACTATAAACTCAAATGTTCCTATGCTTAATAATATTGTTAATACTACTTGAAGATCTAGCAATAGTTACATTTGCTATCCTCTTAACTACTTCATCTATCAAACtactttttcttcaaaaactCTCTTATTTCTTTCATTCCACAGTCCATACACTCCTTCAGCAAGTATCCCCTTGAATATTTGTGCTCTAACAGTCTTCCCTTTCCCATTTTTAACACACAATTGAAGAAATTGTGTCCAAGTCTTTGTCCTGTTGTTGTGTACATTGATCCACCTTAATAGCCTTTCCCATACTTCTCCAGCATAATGACACTGGATGAACAAATGCTCCATACTCTCATTTGCGCTTTTGCACAATACACAAGCTCTATCAAGGGTCATTCCCCATTTAGTAAGCCTATCCACTGTTTCTAGATTCCTATTCAACAAAATCCATAGAGTAAAAATAGCTTTTGGTCTGGCtgcatttttaaatattaaacacCTCCATTCAGGATTGATCTTCTCCCCTCTAAGATATTCATAAATGTGCTTGATCACCCCTTTACCTTGCCTTGGTTGACACTGATCAACTATGTGTTTATCATTCATAATTTTCCTGATCATCCAGCTGGCTTGATCTCTCTTCTGCCATTCAGTTTGACCTTTTAAGTAATAAGCATGAATCCACTTGATCCATAGCTTGTCTTCTTTGTTTTCTAGGTCCCAACAGAGTTTAGCTACTGCTGCTCTTTTTCACACTTGCATGTTTATCAACCCCATGCCACCATCACTTTTAGGCCTGCAAACTTTCTCCCATGATATTAGAGCATTCTTAGTAACATATCGAACTCCTGACCA
Proteins encoded in this window:
- the LOC104645078 gene encoding uncharacterized protein, with amino-acid sequence MEELPFKYLGVPLSTKKMSVMQWYPFIDRILARINSWTTRKLSYARRAQLVQTVLFGVQSYWAQLFIFPTKIIKLIESLCRSYLWSGVRYVTKNALISWEKVCRPKSDGGMGLINMQKRDQASWMIRKIMNDKHIVDQCQPRQGKGVIKHIYEYLRGEKINPEWRCLIFKNAARPKAIFTLWILLNRNLETVDRLTKWGMTLDRACVLCKSANESMEHLFIQCHYAGEVWERLLRWINVHNNRTKTWTQFLQLCVKNGKGKTVRAQIFKGILAEGVYGLWNERNKRVFEEKVV